The following proteins come from a genomic window of Terriglobia bacterium:
- a CDS encoding lipid-binding SYLF domain-containing protein, with product MKRIAVSAVFSVMALAFVGCAHHETTHVNAAGQPVTEARADVLSRMSDSGKILTQLTSAPDQGIPENVLADAKCVAIVPDMVKGGFVVGAQHGRGVATCRTANGRWSTPAFFTLTGGSWGAQIGVESVDLVMLIMNQKGMDQLLSANWKLGAGASVAAGPVGRDASANTDWKLRSQVLTYSRTRGLFAGLTLSGANIRQDDDSTQAFYGKEYSFRTLLAGNVAPPPQARDFLASVRTNFREANATK from the coding sequence ATGAAGAGAATTGCCGTATCAGCCGTGTTCAGCGTAATGGCCCTGGCGTTTGTGGGATGCGCTCACCACGAGACGACACATGTTAATGCCGCAGGGCAACCGGTTACAGAAGCGCGTGCAGATGTCCTGAGCCGCATGTCGGATTCGGGAAAGATTCTTACACAACTGACGTCTGCACCCGATCAGGGCATCCCTGAGAATGTACTAGCGGATGCGAAGTGCGTGGCCATCGTTCCCGATATGGTTAAAGGCGGCTTCGTGGTGGGCGCACAGCACGGACGTGGCGTCGCCACCTGCCGGACCGCGAACGGTCGCTGGTCTACTCCTGCGTTCTTCACCTTGACCGGCGGTAGTTGGGGAGCGCAGATCGGAGTTGAATCCGTAGATCTCGTAATGCTCATTATGAACCAGAAGGGCATGGATCAATTGCTATCGGCGAACTGGAAGCTCGGCGCCGGGGCTTCGGTGGCCGCGGGTCCGGTGGGGCGAGACGCCAGTGCTAACACCGACTGGAAGCTCCGGTCCCAGGTACTGACGTATTCGCGGACGCGTGGATTGTTCGCTGGATTGACGCTGAGCGGCGCGAACATTCGGCAGGACGATGACTCAACTCAAGCGTTCTACGGAAAGGAATACAGCTTCCGTACGCTGCTGGCCGGAAATGTGGCCCCGCCGCCGCAGGCTCGCGATTTTCTGGCATCGGTGCGGACCAACTTCCGCGAGGCAAACGCGACAAAGTAG